A single genomic interval of Corvus cornix cornix isolate S_Up_H32 chromosome 1, ASM73873v5, whole genome shotgun sequence harbors:
- the C1H3orf85 gene encoding uncharacterized protein C3orf85 homolog, with protein sequence MKERMPLMQGEASVSSVLGAPFLTEESANQFIRLKRHIPYSPSYWDSRSSQNTWGYTVAEQISKSWAAFRETAQYYMDPFAFDPSVAVNNIRPYMELLQQSGTHLQQQAIKSYTSHIWPC encoded by the exons cttctgtttcaAGTGTCCTTGGAGCACCCTTTCTGACAGAAGAATCAGCAAATCAATTCATACGGCTCAAACGACATATACCATATTCTCCGAGCTACTGGGACTCCAGAAGCAGCCAGAACACGTGGGGATACACTGTGGCTGAACAG ATTAGCAAATCATGGGCAGCTTTTAGAGAAACAGCACAATACTACATGGACCCTTTTGCCTTCGATCCCTCGGTAGCCGT CAACAACATCAGACCTTACATGGAGCTACTACAGCAGTCTGGGACTCACCTCCAGCAACAAGCTATTAAATCCTACACGTCTCATATCTGGCCATGTTAG